Proteins encoded by one window of Candidatus Aramenus sp. CH1:
- a CDS encoding DNA polymerase sliding clamp, with protein MKFKAIDASALANIFATVGEFMNEASIVSTKDGIRISGIDPSRVVFLDIFLPSAYFEDYESEEKEVYGFSLKEVNQVLKRVKKNDSITIYTEQEKINVDISDGFERIFKLPILGSSEPQNPSMNLEFPFKAKLLTAVFSEVISDLSNLGDTLIISSKEQKLYLEAQGDLGNSTVELSTDNGGLIESEGSDATSTYGMEYVYNTIPMRKPSDTVQLAFGSQLPLKLRYELPQGGYGDFYIAPRVE; from the coding sequence ATGAAGTTCAAGGCCATCGATGCGTCTGCCTTGGCAAACATCTTCGCTACAGTCGGGGAGTTCATGAACGAGGCCAGCATAGTCTCCACAAAGGACGGTATAAGAATCTCTGGCATAGACCCGTCTAGGGTGGTCTTCCTGGACATCTTCCTACCTTCAGCTTACTTTGAGGACTACGAGTCAGAGGAGAAGGAGGTCTACGGCTTCAGCCTCAAGGAGGTAAACCAAGTACTCAAGAGGGTGAAGAAAAACGACTCCATTACGATCTACACCGAGCAAGAGAAGATAAACGTCGACATTTCAGACGGCTTCGAGAGGATATTCAAGTTGCCCATCCTAGGGTCTTCTGAACCCCAGAACCCCTCCATGAACCTGGAGTTCCCGTTCAAGGCGAAGCTTCTCACCGCTGTCTTCAGCGAAGTTATCTCTGACCTCTCCAACCTAGGTGATACCCTAATTATCTCCTCAAAGGAACAAAAGCTGTACTTAGAGGCACAAGGGGACTTAGGGAACTCTACGGTAGAGCTCTCCACAGACAACGGCGGACTTATAGAGTCCGAGGGAAGCGACGCTACCTCCACCTACGGGATGGAGTACGTCTATAACACCATCCCCATGAGGAAGCCCTCAGACACGGTGCAGTTGGCCTTTGGCTCTCAGTTGCCCCTCAAGCTACGCTACGAGTTGCCCCAAGGGGGCTACGGTGACTTCTACATTGCACCCAGGGTTGAATAA
- a CDS encoding ribose-phosphate pyrophosphokinase, with the protein MIIVGGPASNGIDEAISKILRADLIKAESKVFPDGESYIRYPRPLGNEDVVIVQSTYYPQDKHLIELFLMAETAKDMGASKVTAVVPYMAYLRQDRRFKDGEALSVKTVLGILSHVGCDSLVVVEPHHQDALKYFKGEVKLVDPIPALAREIRKEVDDPFVLAPDRGALSRAERLAKELGSPFSYVEKERDRTTGEVRIKELPQGNLSGKDVVLIDDIISTGGTMELASKASYKLGARKVIAAAAHALLVNSALDRLKKAGVKDVISTNSVNVQGDVKVVDISELIAVRL; encoded by the coding sequence ATGATTATAGTAGGAGGGCCAGCCTCGAACGGAATCGACGAGGCTATCTCAAAGATCTTGAGAGCCGACCTAATAAAGGCGGAGAGCAAGGTTTTCCCAGACGGAGAGTCCTACATAAGGTATCCAAGGCCCTTGGGCAACGAGGATGTCGTCATAGTGCAGTCCACTTATTACCCTCAAGACAAACACCTCATAGAGCTCTTCCTGATGGCGGAGACTGCTAAGGACATGGGCGCGAGCAAAGTCACTGCGGTAGTCCCCTACATGGCGTACTTGAGGCAGGATAGGAGGTTCAAGGACGGGGAGGCCTTGAGCGTAAAGACAGTGTTGGGAATACTCAGCCACGTGGGGTGCGACAGCCTCGTCGTGGTGGAGCCCCATCACCAGGACGCGCTGAAGTACTTCAAAGGAGAGGTGAAGCTTGTAGACCCAATTCCAGCTCTAGCCAGGGAAATTAGGAAGGAGGTGGATGACCCCTTTGTCCTTGCCCCTGACAGGGGAGCTTTAAGTAGGGCGGAGAGGTTGGCTAAGGAACTTGGCTCTCCTTTCTCTTATGTGGAAAAGGAGAGGGACAGGACAACTGGGGAGGTAAGGATTAAGGAATTGCCTCAGGGGAACTTGTCGGGGAAGGACGTTGTCCTCATAGACGACATAATAAGCACAGGGGGAACAATGGAGTTGGCCTCCAAGGCATCCTACAAGTTAGGGGCCAGGAAAGTCATAGCTGCAGCTGCCCACGCGCTTTTGGTAAACAGCGCTTTGGATAGGCTTAAGAAGGCAGGGGTCAAGGACGTTATTTCTACTAATTCTGTAAACGTGCAAGGTGACGTCAAGGTTGTGGACATCTCAGAGCTGATAGCAGTGAGGCTATGA
- a CDS encoding methyltransferase yields MKYAVLSADELFVSMAELLAIIRRDASFFTGVAVFDGESRNVARRSSTIKYTGEVLAISEDFKEIVDAVRGKCFSVKPNVIMGSGKDEFQQAYSEVLKAIKPSRNCAVLDLIFTDGVIIAGIREEERDTKSMLAHSKKPFSQSGTMDPFTSRLLVNLANPKSSICDPFVGLGSILLESAWMGYKCLGSDVDLKALDKARKNLEFFSYQCELLQSSATAMPYREAEAIVTDPPYGRSSSAKGESLDMLYEGFFFNSAELLREKGKLVFATGSNLEWRDKIKSAGLRVVSIHFIYLHKSLSRKIYVVEKP; encoded by the coding sequence ATGAAGTACGCAGTGTTAAGCGCAGACGAGCTCTTCGTCTCAATGGCCGAGCTCCTAGCTATAATTAGGAGGGACGCGAGTTTTTTCACGGGAGTTGCCGTTTTTGACGGAGAAAGCAGGAACGTCGCTAGGAGGTCCTCTACGATAAAGTACACGGGAGAGGTACTGGCCATATCTGAGGACTTCAAGGAAATAGTGGACGCCGTTAGGGGTAAGTGCTTTTCAGTTAAGCCCAACGTAATAATGGGCTCAGGGAAGGATGAGTTCCAGCAAGCGTACTCTGAAGTGCTAAAGGCAATTAAGCCCTCGAGGAACTGCGCCGTCCTAGACCTAATCTTCACGGACGGAGTAATCATAGCGGGAATCAGGGAGGAGGAGAGGGATACAAAGAGCATGTTGGCCCATTCCAAAAAGCCCTTTTCCCAGTCGGGGACTATGGATCCCTTTACATCGAGGCTTTTGGTCAATTTGGCAAATCCAAAGAGCTCAATCTGCGATCCCTTCGTGGGACTTGGATCTATTTTGCTGGAGTCGGCGTGGATGGGGTACAAGTGCTTGGGAAGCGACGTCGACCTCAAGGCACTGGACAAAGCTAGGAAAAACCTGGAGTTCTTTAGCTATCAGTGCGAGTTACTACAGTCCTCTGCCACAGCAATGCCCTACAGGGAGGCAGAGGCCATAGTGACAGACCCACCCTACGGTAGGTCGTCAAGTGCCAAGGGAGAGAGCCTGGACATGTTATACGAGGGCTTCTTCTTCAACTCGGCTGAGCTTTTAAGGGAGAAGGGAAAACTTGTCTTCGCTACTGGTTCCAACTTGGAGTGGAGGGACAAGATTAAAAGCGCTGGTTTGAGAGTAGTCTCCATACACTTCATTTACCTACACAAGAGCCTCAGCAGGAAGATATACGTGGTGGAGAAGCCTTGA
- a CDS encoding ATP/GTP-binding protein, whose protein sequence is MYFIFFTGTAGAGKTTIVKEFRDYLVDQEMDVATINLDPAVENLPYAPDFDVRDYVDAFEVMQRYQLGPNTSLIVSIDLVLSKAGEIKKEIDEIEANYVLVDTPGQVELFAYRDTGRLISSLIAGENRAINVFLMDSFLAKEARSFVSLLLLSSAIKFRLNLPQVNVLSKVDLLSEKELENVKSWGEGEKIVDDLGTIDEYSFELVKTIVENLDSSPIPVSSVTNSGFNELYAEIQKVFAGGEDYLTEENNPRI, encoded by the coding sequence ATGTATTTTATCTTCTTCACTGGAACTGCAGGAGCCGGGAAGACCACTATCGTAAAGGAATTTCGCGATTACTTGGTTGACCAGGAAATGGACGTGGCTACAATTAACCTAGATCCAGCTGTAGAGAACTTGCCCTATGCCCCCGATTTCGACGTAAGGGATTACGTGGACGCCTTTGAGGTTATGCAGAGGTACCAGCTGGGGCCCAACACCTCTTTGATCGTGTCCATCGACCTAGTACTTTCAAAGGCTGGAGAGATAAAGAAGGAAATAGACGAGATAGAGGCCAACTACGTGTTGGTGGACACTCCGGGCCAAGTGGAGCTCTTTGCCTACAGGGACACGGGCAGGCTAATATCTTCGCTGATAGCTGGAGAAAACAGGGCTATCAACGTGTTCCTCATGGACTCCTTCCTCGCAAAGGAGGCTAGGAGTTTCGTCTCCTTACTTCTGTTGTCAAGTGCTATAAAGTTCAGGCTGAACCTACCACAAGTAAACGTCCTATCCAAGGTAGACTTGTTGAGCGAGAAGGAGCTCGAAAACGTCAAATCGTGGGGAGAAGGCGAGAAGATTGTAGACGACCTAGGGACGATAGACGAGTACTCCTTTGAACTCGTTAAGACGATAGTAGAGAACCTCGACAGCTCCCCGATCCCAGTGTCCTCCGTAACCAATTCTGGGTTTAACGAACTTTACGCGGAGATACAAAAGGTATTTGCTGGAGGGGAGGACTACCTAACGGAGGAAAACAACCCCAGGATTTGA